One part of the Mesorhizobium sp. M4B.F.Ca.ET.058.02.1.1 genome encodes these proteins:
- the serS gene encoding serine--tRNA ligase, whose product MLDIKWIRDNPKALAEALVKRSWSAGEAQSTVDGLIAKDEARREHLTELQVKQERRNAASKEIGNAMRSGDAALAEKLKAEVGEIKAFIQNGEARERELDKALNDALAVLPNVPLDDVPVGRDEHDNVVKRIVGKAPARPNWVKEHFEVGEALGMMDFERAARLSGSRFTVLTGQLARMERALGQFMLDLHTTEHGYEEVQPPLMVRDEVLFGTGQLPKFEGDLFFTPHGDGRLGLIPTAEVSLTNLVREEITAHEKLPLRFTALTPCFRSEAGSAGRDTRGMLRQHQFYKVELVSLTDQETSIAEHERMTECAEAVLKRLELPFRTVTLCTGDMGFGARKTYDIEVWLPGQNAYREISSCSVCGDFQARRMDARYKDKDGKGNRFVHTLNGSGTAVGRALIAVIENYQNEDGSVTIPEALRPYMGGLTKIESK is encoded by the coding sequence ATGCTTGACATCAAATGGATTCGCGACAACCCGAAGGCTCTTGCCGAGGCGTTGGTGAAGCGCTCGTGGTCAGCCGGGGAGGCGCAATCCACTGTCGACGGGCTGATCGCCAAGGACGAGGCGCGGCGCGAGCATTTGACAGAGCTGCAGGTGAAGCAGGAACGCCGCAACGCCGCCTCAAAGGAGATCGGCAACGCCATGCGTTCGGGCGACGCGGCGCTTGCCGAGAAGCTCAAGGCCGAAGTCGGCGAGATCAAGGCCTTCATCCAGAACGGCGAAGCGCGCGAGCGCGAGCTCGACAAGGCGCTGAACGACGCGCTGGCCGTGCTGCCCAACGTGCCGCTGGACGATGTGCCGGTCGGCAGGGACGAGCATGACAATGTCGTCAAGCGCATTGTCGGCAAGGCGCCGGCGCGGCCGAACTGGGTGAAGGAGCACTTCGAGGTCGGCGAAGCGCTGGGCATGATGGATTTCGAGCGGGCGGCGAGGCTTTCCGGCTCGCGCTTCACGGTGCTGACCGGCCAACTCGCGCGTATGGAGCGCGCGCTTGGCCAGTTCATGCTCGACCTGCACACGACCGAACATGGCTACGAGGAAGTCCAGCCACCATTGATGGTGCGCGACGAGGTGCTGTTCGGCACCGGGCAATTGCCGAAATTCGAGGGCGACCTCTTCTTCACTCCGCATGGCGATGGCCGCCTGGGCTTGATCCCCACCGCCGAAGTGTCGCTTACCAACCTCGTGCGCGAGGAGATCACCGCGCACGAAAAACTGCCGTTGCGCTTTACAGCGCTGACGCCATGCTTCCGCTCGGAAGCGGGGTCGGCAGGGCGCGACACGCGCGGCATGCTGCGCCAGCACCAATTTTACAAGGTGGAGCTGGTCTCTCTCACCGATCAGGAGACGTCGATCGCCGAGCATGAGCGCATGACGGAATGCGCCGAGGCGGTGCTGAAGCGACTGGAGCTGCCGTTCCGCACGGTGACGCTGTGCACCGGCGACATGGGGTTCGGCGCGCGCAAGACCTATGACATCGAGGTGTGGCTGCCCGGCCAGAACGCCTATCGCGAAATCTCGTCCTGCTCGGTCTGCGGCGATTTCCAGGCCAGGCGCATGGATGCCCGCTACAAGGACAAGGACGGCAAAGGCAACCGCTTCGTCCATACACTCAACGGTTCGGGCACCGCCGTCGGCCGCGCGCTGATCGCCGTCATCGAAAACTACCAGAATGAGGATGGCAGCGTAACCATTCCTGAAGCGCTGCGGCCTTACATGGGCGGTCTGACGAAGATCGAATCGAAGTAA
- the surE gene encoding 5'/3'-nucleotidase SurE: protein MRILLTNDDGIHAEGLASLERIARTLSDDVWVVAPEQDQSGYAHSLSISEPLRLRKIGDKHYAVRGTPTDCVIMGVKKILPGMPDLILSGVNSGANIADDVTYSGTVAGAMEGALLGVRSIAVSQAYSYAGEDRVVPYETTEALAPALLKKLVAMPLPDGVLLNVNFPNCAPDEIEGTVVTSQGKLVHSLWVDERRDGRGLPYYWLRFGREPVEGKKGTDLHAMRNRLVSVTPLQLDLTAHEIRDQLTKALA from the coding sequence ATGCGCATTCTGCTGACCAATGACGACGGCATCCACGCCGAGGGCCTGGCGTCGCTCGAGCGCATCGCGCGTACGCTGTCGGACGACGTCTGGGTGGTGGCGCCGGAGCAGGATCAATCCGGCTACGCGCATTCGCTGTCGATCTCCGAGCCGCTGCGGCTAAGGAAGATCGGCGACAAGCACTACGCCGTGCGCGGCACGCCGACCGATTGCGTCATCATGGGTGTCAAGAAGATCCTGCCGGGCATGCCCGACCTCATCCTGTCCGGCGTCAATTCCGGCGCCAACATCGCCGACGACGTCACCTATTCGGGCACCGTCGCGGGCGCCATGGAGGGCGCGCTGCTCGGCGTCCGCTCAATCGCGGTCAGCCAGGCCTATTCCTATGCCGGCGAGGACCGCGTCGTTCCCTACGAGACCACCGAGGCGCTGGCGCCTGCGCTGCTGAAAAAGCTGGTCGCAATGCCATTGCCGGACGGCGTGCTGCTCAACGTCAATTTTCCGAATTGCGCGCCCGACGAGATCGAGGGCACCGTCGTCACCTCGCAAGGCAAGCTGGTGCACAGCCTGTGGGTGGACGAGCGCCGCGACGGGCGCGGCCTGCCTTACTACTGGCTGCGCTTCGGTCGCGAGCCGGTCGAAGGCAAGAAGGGCACCGATCTCCATGCCATGCGCAACCGGCTGGTGTCGGTGACGCCGTTGCAGCTCGACCTTACCGCTCATGAAATTCGCGACCAACTGACCAAGGCGCTCGCATGA
- a CDS encoding protein-L-isoaspartate(D-aspartate) O-methyltransferase has protein sequence MNQPISVDDREGFAAFLLRLRGRGSAPKPLIAAFEATPRRGFLSGQFHSLAWSDGMLPIECGEAIEGADLQAAVLAALGIEPGNRVLEIGTGTGYTAAVMSRLASRIVTIDRYKTLTEQAKQRFEALGIGNVIVRQADGSNGLPNEGPFDRIVAWAAFDSLPRFLLDQLSSGGVVIAPIGPEEGEQVLAKLTKVGSRFEREDIGIVRLQPILRSVASVI, from the coding sequence ATGAACCAGCCGATTTCAGTCGACGACCGCGAAGGTTTTGCCGCCTTCCTGCTGCGCCTGCGCGGCCGGGGGTCGGCGCCGAAGCCGCTGATTGCCGCCTTCGAGGCGACGCCGCGCCGTGGCTTCCTGTCCGGCCAGTTCCATTCGCTCGCCTGGTCGGACGGCATGCTGCCGATCGAATGCGGCGAGGCGATCGAGGGCGCCGACCTGCAGGCCGCGGTACTCGCGGCGCTTGGCATCGAGCCCGGCAACCGCGTGCTGGAGATTGGCACCGGGACTGGCTACACGGCGGCGGTGATGTCGCGGCTGGCGTCGCGCATCGTCACCATCGACCGTTACAAGACGCTGACCGAGCAGGCCAAACAGCGCTTCGAGGCGCTCGGCATCGGCAACGTCATCGTCCGCCAGGCGGATGGCTCCAACGGATTGCCGAATGAAGGGCCGTTCGACCGCATCGTCGCCTGGGCGGCCTTCGACAGCCTGCCGCGTTTCCTGCTCGACCAGTTGTCGAGCGGCGGTGTGGTCATCGCGCCGATCGGCCCGGAGGAGGGCGAGCAGGTGCTGGCAAAGCTCACCAAAGTCGGCAGCCGCTTCGAGCGCGAGGACATCGGTATCGTCAGGCTGCAGCCGATCCTGCGCAGCGTCGCCTCGGTTATCTAA
- a CDS encoding peptidoglycan DD-metalloendopeptidase family protein, whose protein sequence is MQFSVLKANGRNLARGCAVLMIAGAAAGCSSQVARFNGVDDVFTSSTNNQRAIIDKQDVAQPYPGDAVAPAPVDGSHTQSVSRSSLEPVSVQQLPPPVSQPAQASAAKPVRTASEPVLAPPATHVDRTTTGTAAPATKPFKEAQPDAPKMAAAGTPRATEIVVRDGETISGLAQHYKVPADVIMKVNGLSATKGLKTGQKLVIPAYAYSSKEPAQKLADTKPANAPKPASAPEKIAVLPQQPKLKDGKSAAPVDANAAASGSKDAKPATQVASAKPAGAGGTYTVQQGDTLSSIARKTGVGVVALKQANGMQDGLLKIGQTLKVPAGGTATVAAAKPVKVDPVTTATTQPAAKPTETLASYTPPKKDAKVIQQAEDDDAVAPDATGIGKMRWPVRGRVISNFGGGKDGVDIAVPEGTPVKAAENGVVIYAGDGLKEFGNTVLVRHENGLVTVYGHASSIEVQRGQKVKRGQEIALSGMSGTTDSPKLHFEVRKNSAPVDPSGYLE, encoded by the coding sequence ATGCAATTCAGTGTTTTGAAGGCAAACGGACGCAATCTGGCGCGTGGCTGCGCCGTCCTCATGATCGCAGGCGCCGCCGCGGGGTGCAGCTCCCAGGTCGCCCGCTTCAATGGTGTCGACGACGTCTTCACCTCGTCGACCAACAATCAGCGCGCCATCATCGACAAGCAGGACGTCGCCCAGCCCTATCCGGGCGATGCGGTGGCGCCGGCGCCTGTCGACGGCAGTCATACCCAGTCGGTGAGCCGCTCCAGCCTCGAGCCGGTTTCGGTGCAGCAGTTGCCGCCGCCGGTGTCACAGCCAGCCCAGGCGTCCGCGGCGAAGCCGGTGCGCACCGCTTCGGAGCCGGTCCTGGCGCCGCCCGCCACGCATGTCGACAGGACGACGACCGGCACCGCCGCCCCGGCGACGAAGCCGTTCAAGGAGGCGCAGCCCGACGCGCCGAAGATGGCGGCCGCCGGCACGCCGCGCGCCACCGAGATCGTGGTCCGGGACGGCGAGACCATCTCCGGCCTGGCGCAGCACTACAAGGTGCCGGCCGACGTGATCATGAAGGTCAACGGGCTGAGCGCGACCAAGGGCCTGAAGACGGGCCAAAAGCTGGTCATTCCCGCCTATGCCTATTCGAGCAAGGAGCCGGCACAGAAACTCGCCGACACCAAGCCCGCCAATGCGCCGAAGCCCGCAAGCGCGCCCGAGAAGATCGCCGTGCTGCCGCAGCAGCCGAAGCTCAAGGACGGCAAGTCGGCCGCGCCGGTCGACGCTAACGCCGCCGCTAGCGGATCGAAGGACGCCAAGCCTGCGACGCAGGTCGCTTCGGCTAAGCCGGCCGGCGCCGGCGGCACCTACACGGTCCAGCAGGGCGACACCCTGTCGTCCATCGCCAGGAAGACCGGTGTCGGCGTCGTGGCGCTGAAGCAGGCGAACGGCATGCAGGACGGCCTGCTCAAGATCGGCCAGACGCTGAAGGTTCCAGCCGGCGGCACCGCGACTGTCGCCGCCGCCAAGCCGGTCAAGGTCGACCCGGTGACGACCGCCACCACTCAGCCGGCCGCGAAGCCGACCGAGACGCTCGCCTCCTACACGCCGCCGAAGAAGGACGCCAAGGTCATCCAGCAGGCCGAGGACGACGACGCGGTGGCGCCGGATGCAACCGGCATCGGCAAAATGCGCTGGCCGGTGCGCGGCCGCGTGATCTCCAATTTTGGCGGCGGCAAGGACGGCGTCGACATTGCGGTCCCGGAGGGCACGCCAGTCAAGGCTGCAGAGAACGGCGTCGTCATCTATGCCGGCGACGGGCTGAAGGAATTCGGCAACACCGTCCTGGTGCGGCACGAGAACGGGCTGGTCACCGTCTACGGCCACGCCAGCTCGATCGAGGTGCAGCGCGGCCAGAAGGTCAAGCGCGGCCAGGAGATCGCGCTGTCCGGCATGAGCGGCACCACCGACTCGCCGAAGCTGCACTTCGAAGTGCGCAAGAACTCCGCCCCGGTCGATCCGTCGGGCTATCTCGAATAG
- a CDS encoding ATP-binding protein, which yields MTDSTLDALNQKLDRLIEAVTRLAPPPVPQTDLAAADCFVWQADPGYLEPVRKVNRVDIGLIRGVDRVRDILLDNTERFASGFAANNVLLWGARGMGKSSLVKAVHAAVNASDELDRPLKLIEIHREDIDTLPKLMGLLKAAPFRFILFCDDLSFDHDDTSYKSLKAALEGGVEGRPANVIFYATSNRRHLLPRDMIDNERSTAINPSEAVEEKVSLSDRFGLWLGFHKCSQDEYLDMIDGYVRYHGLAIDPDALRAEALEWATTRGSRSGRVAWQFTQDLAGRLGKPLKD from the coding sequence ATGACCGACAGCACCCTTGACGCCCTGAACCAGAAGCTCGACCGCCTGATCGAAGCGGTCACTCGCCTCGCCCCGCCGCCGGTACCGCAAACCGACCTTGCGGCGGCCGACTGCTTCGTCTGGCAGGCCGATCCCGGCTATCTGGAGCCGGTGCGCAAGGTCAACCGCGTCGACATCGGGCTGATCCGAGGCGTCGACCGGGTGCGCGACATCCTGCTCGACAACACCGAGCGCTTCGCCTCGGGCTTTGCCGCCAACAATGTGCTGTTGTGGGGCGCGCGCGGCATGGGCAAATCGTCGCTGGTCAAGGCGGTGCACGCCGCCGTCAACGCCTCCGACGAGCTCGATCGGCCGCTCAAGCTGATCGAGATCCACCGCGAGGATATCGACACGCTGCCCAAGCTGATGGGTTTGCTCAAGGCGGCGCCTTTCCGGTTCATCCTGTTTTGCGATGACCTCTCCTTCGACCACGACGACACCTCCTACAAGTCGCTGAAGGCAGCACTTGAAGGCGGTGTCGAGGGCCGCCCCGCCAACGTCATCTTCTACGCCACCTCGAACCGGCGGCATCTTTTGCCGCGCGACATGATCGACAATGAACGCTCGACCGCCATCAACCCGTCGGAAGCCGTGGAAGAAAAGGTCTCGCTGTCCGATCGCTTCGGCCTCTGGCTCGGCTTCCACAAATGTTCGCAGGACGAATATCTCGACATGATCGACGGCTATGTCCGCTATCACGGCCTGGCCATCGACCCCGATGCGCTGCGCGCCGAGGCGCTGGAATGGGCGACGACGCGCGGCAGCCGCTCCGGCCGCGTCGCATGGCAGTTCACCCAGGACCTTGCCGGCCGTCTCGGCAAGCCGCTGAAGGATTGA
- the yajC gene encoding preprotein translocase subunit YajC, which translates to MFVTPAYAQGVGASPDMFISILPFVLIFVIMYFLIIRPQRAQLKKRQEMLSAVRRGDTVVTGGGFVGKVTKVIDDHELEIDLGGGTKVTALRSTISDVRVKGEPVANQNAKK; encoded by the coding sequence ATGTTCGTTACACCGGCATACGCCCAGGGCGTCGGCGCCTCGCCAGACATGTTCATCAGCATTTTGCCGTTTGTCCTGATTTTCGTGATCATGTATTTTCTGATCATCAGGCCGCAGCGCGCGCAGCTGAAGAAGCGCCAGGAGATGCTCTCGGCGGTGCGGCGCGGCGACACGGTCGTGACCGGCGGCGGTTTCGTCGGCAAGGTGACCAAGGTGATCGACGACCACGAACTCGAGATCGACCTCGGCGGTGGCACCAAGGTGACGGCGCTGCGCTCGACGATCTCGGACGTGCGCGTCAAGGGCGAGCCAGTGGCGAACCAGAATGCCAAGAAATAA
- the secDF gene encoding protein translocase subunit SecDF, which produces MLYFSRLKMILIWLAVAATVVLAAPNLFPASTLAQLPNWVPKRQMTLGLDLQGGSHILLQMNQNDLIKDRLETSRDEIRTLLRDANPKINYTGLSGSGRTVQVRITDPSQIDAAKKVLKPLTDPVAAGLFTGGSVQEMTLDDSEPGLLKFTVTDAGIKYRTSTALTQSIEVVERRVNELGTTEPIVQRQGDDRILVQVPGLQDPQRLKEILGQTAKLTFQMVDQSMPVQDALNGRPPAGSSILYSQDDPPVPYLIENRVIVSGENLVDAQATYNSQNNEPVVSFRFDSKGATRFGQATAQNVGKLFAIILDNQVISAPQIREPILGGTGQISGNFTAQSANDLAVLLRAGALPATLTVIEERTVGPGLGQDSIHAGKVAGIIGSILVVAFMFVAYGFLGFLANIALAVHVAMIVGLLSLLGATLTLPGIAGIVLTIGMAVDSNVLIYERIREERRNGRSVIQAIDTGFTKALATIVDSNVTSLIATVVLFYLGTGPVKGFAITYAIGILTTVFTAFTFTRLLVSIWLRRARPKELPKAPVTFIPPGTKIPFMGIRRWTFALSSLLSILSVVLFMTVDINYGIDFKGGSLIEVQAKTGNADLADIRGRLTELNIGEVQVQQFGEPNDVLIRVGTQDGGENAEQTVIDKVRGELQDQYDFRRVEVVGPTVSGELAKQGTIAMLIALVGILIYVWFRFEWQFAVGAIIATIHDVVMTIGFFVITGLEFNQSSLAAILTIIGYSLNDTIVVYDRVREDLRKYKKMPLPQLLNNAINETLSRTTLTSVTTILALLALVLFGGEVIRSFTMAMLFGVVFGTYSSIFIAAPLLILFKLRPQATAADEEKPVNGKAVAT; this is translated from the coding sequence ATGCTCTATTTTTCGCGCCTGAAGATGATCCTGATCTGGCTGGCCGTGGCCGCCACAGTGGTCCTCGCCGCGCCCAATCTCTTCCCTGCCAGCACGTTGGCGCAACTGCCCAACTGGGTGCCGAAGCGGCAGATGACGCTCGGTCTCGACCTGCAGGGTGGTTCGCACATCCTGCTTCAGATGAACCAGAACGACCTGATCAAGGATCGACTGGAGACGTCACGCGACGAGATCAGGACGCTGCTGCGCGACGCCAACCCCAAGATCAACTATACCGGCCTGTCCGGATCCGGGCGCACGGTGCAGGTCCGCATCACCGATCCCAGCCAGATCGACGCCGCCAAGAAGGTGCTGAAGCCGCTGACCGACCCGGTGGCGGCGGGGCTGTTCACCGGCGGCTCCGTCCAGGAGATGACGCTGGACGATTCCGAGCCGGGCCTGCTCAAGTTCACCGTCACCGACGCCGGCATCAAATACCGCACCTCGACGGCGCTGACGCAGTCGATCGAGGTCGTCGAACGGCGCGTCAACGAACTCGGCACCACCGAACCGATCGTGCAGCGGCAGGGCGACGACCGTATTCTTGTCCAGGTGCCGGGCTTGCAGGACCCGCAAAGGCTGAAGGAAATCCTTGGCCAGACCGCCAAGCTGACATTCCAGATGGTCGACCAGTCGATGCCGGTGCAGGACGCGCTCAACGGCCGTCCGCCGGCAGGCTCCTCGATCCTCTATTCGCAGGACGATCCGCCGGTACCCTATCTGATCGAAAACCGCGTCATCGTTTCGGGCGAGAATCTCGTCGACGCGCAGGCGACCTACAATTCGCAGAACAACGAGCCTGTCGTTTCCTTCCGTTTCGATTCCAAGGGAGCCACCCGCTTCGGCCAGGCGACGGCGCAAAATGTCGGCAAGCTGTTCGCCATCATCCTCGACAACCAGGTGATCTCGGCGCCGCAGATCCGTGAGCCGATCCTCGGCGGCACCGGTCAGATCTCCGGCAATTTCACCGCTCAGAGCGCCAACGACCTCGCCGTGCTGCTGCGCGCAGGCGCGCTGCCGGCGACGCTGACCGTGATCGAGGAGCGCACGGTGGGTCCGGGCCTGGGACAGGATTCCATCCATGCCGGCAAGGTCGCCGGCATCATCGGCTCGATCCTCGTCGTCGCCTTCATGTTCGTCGCTTACGGCTTCCTCGGCTTCCTCGCCAATATCGCGCTCGCGGTGCATGTGGCGATGATCGTCGGGCTGTTGTCGCTGCTCGGCGCGACGCTGACCTTGCCTGGTATCGCCGGTATCGTGCTGACCATCGGCATGGCGGTCGATTCCAACGTGCTGATCTACGAGCGTATCCGCGAGGAGCGGCGCAACGGCCGCTCGGTGATCCAGGCGATCGATACCGGCTTCACCAAGGCGCTGGCGACCATCGTCGATTCCAACGTCACGTCGCTGATCGCGACAGTGGTGCTGTTCTACCTCGGCACCGGCCCGGTGAAGGGTTTTGCCATCACCTACGCCATCGGCATCCTGACCACGGTCTTCACCGCCTTCACCTTCACCAGGCTGCTAGTGTCGATCTGGCTGCGCCGCGCCCGGCCGAAGGAACTGCCGAAGGCGCCGGTGACCTTCATTCCGCCGGGTACGAAGATTCCGTTCATGGGTATCCGCCGTTGGACCTTCGCGCTGTCCAGCCTGCTGTCGATCCTGTCGGTCGTGCTGTTCATGACCGTCGACATCAATTACGGCATCGACTTCAAGGGCGGCTCGCTGATCGAGGTGCAGGCCAAGACCGGCAATGCCGATCTCGCCGACATCCGCGGCAGGCTCACGGAGCTCAACATCGGCGAAGTGCAAGTGCAGCAGTTCGGCGAGCCGAACGACGTGCTGATCCGCGTCGGCACCCAGGACGGCGGCGAGAACGCCGAGCAGACCGTCATCGACAAGGTGCGCGGCGAGTTGCAGGACCAGTATGATTTCCGCCGCGTCGAAGTGGTGGGACCGACGGTTTCGGGCGAACTCGCCAAGCAGGGCACGATCGCCATGCTGATCGCGCTGGTCGGCATCCTGATCTATGTCTGGTTCCGTTTCGAATGGCAGTTCGCTGTCGGCGCCATCATCGCCACGATCCACGATGTGGTCATGACGATCGGCTTCTTCGTCATCACCGGGCTGGAATTCAACCAGTCGTCGCTGGCGGCAATCCTGACCATCATCGGTTATTCGCTGAACGACACCATCGTCGTCTACGACCGCGTCCGCGAGGATCTTCGAAAATACAAGAAGATGCCGCTGCCGCAGCTGTTGAACAACGCCATCAACGAGACCCTGTCGAGAACGACGCTGACCTCGGTGACCACGATCCTGGCACTGCTGGCGCTGGTGCTGTTCGGCGGCGAGGTGATCCGTTCGTTCACCATGGCGATGCTGTTCGGCGTGGTGTTCGGCACCTATTCGTCGATCTTCATCGCCGCGCCGCTGCTGATCCTGTTCAAGTTGCGGCCGCAGGCCACGGCCGCCGACGAGGAGAAGCCGGTGAACGGCAAGGCCGTGGCGACCTGA
- a CDS encoding Mth938-like domain-containing protein, translating to MAKGIVIREAHFPGRAPIEAYGNGGFRFADMSHRGSLLCLPSGIHGWEPADPLALTVADFSKLLAEAGKVEIVLVGTGKDLRPLPTALRAALKEAGIAADPMSTGAAVRTYNVLLAEDRAVAAALIAVD from the coding sequence GTGGCCAAGGGCATCGTCATCCGCGAGGCGCATTTCCCCGGCCGGGCGCCGATCGAGGCCTATGGCAATGGCGGCTTCCGCTTCGCCGATATGTCGCATCGCGGCTCGCTGCTCTGCCTGCCGTCCGGCATCCATGGCTGGGAGCCGGCCGATCCGCTGGCGTTGACGGTGGCGGACTTCAGCAAGCTGCTCGCCGAGGCCGGCAAGGTCGAGATCGTGCTGGTCGGCACCGGCAAGGATCTGCGGCCGCTGCCTACGGCGCTGCGCGCGGCATTGAAAGAGGCCGGCATCGCCGCCGATCCGATGTCGACCGGCGCGGCGGTGCGGACCTACAATGTCCTGCTCGCCGAAGACCGCGCCGTGGCCGCGGCGCTGATTGCCGTCGACTGA
- a CDS encoding phytoene/squalene synthase family protein yields MDAVRASDHDRYLSALYAPADKRDALFSLYAFNAEIASVRDRIHEPLPGEVRLQWWRDVIAAENDAETGHPIADALRATISANRLPKTAFDNMLEARIFDLYDDPMPSRTDLEGYCGETAAALIQLAAMMLDPQEAPRFADLAGRAGCAQAITGLLLLLPLYRRRGQCFVPADILAAAGSSSEEFVKGEGGPGAQRAVAAMIALARDHLGAFERGAPALPASLRPAFLPLALTRAYLGRMEKTEQSPRGGAAKLSTLRKHWLLLRHASRGWTPL; encoded by the coding sequence ATGGATGCGGTGCGCGCTTCTGACCATGACCGTTATCTCAGCGCGCTCTACGCGCCCGCCGACAAGCGCGACGCGCTGTTTTCGCTCTATGCCTTCAATGCAGAGATCGCGTCCGTGCGCGACCGTATCCACGAGCCGTTACCCGGCGAGGTACGGCTGCAATGGTGGCGCGATGTCATCGCGGCAGAGAACGATGCGGAGACCGGTCACCCGATCGCCGACGCACTGAGGGCGACGATTTCCGCCAATCGACTGCCGAAGACAGCCTTCGACAACATGCTCGAAGCGCGCATCTTCGACCTCTACGATGATCCGATGCCGTCGCGCACCGATCTCGAAGGCTATTGTGGCGAGACCGCCGCGGCACTCATCCAGCTTGCGGCGATGATGCTCGATCCCCAGGAGGCACCGCGTTTTGCCGACCTGGCGGGGAGGGCGGGTTGTGCGCAAGCGATCACCGGTCTTTTGCTGCTGTTGCCGCTGTACCGGAGGCGTGGCCAATGTTTTGTGCCTGCGGACATCCTCGCAGCGGCCGGCTCATCATCGGAAGAGTTCGTCAAAGGGGAGGGCGGCCCCGGCGCGCAACGCGCAGTGGCGGCGATGATCGCGCTCGCGCGAGACCATCTCGGTGCCTTCGAGCGAGGCGCCCCGGCGCTGCCGGCTTCGCTGCGCCCCGCATTCCTGCCGCTCGCGCTGACGCGTGCCTATCTCGGCAGGATGGAGAAGACTGAGCAATCGCCGCGCGGCGGTGCAGCAAAGCTTTCCACCTTGCGCAAGCATTGGCTGCTCCTGCGTCATGCCAGCCGAGGCTGGACGCCCCTTTGA
- a CDS encoding sterol desaturase family protein, with product MDDYNFPEVTKLAIPFFVAAILIELWLVRTGRAKGSFETRDTLTSLMMETGNVVAGLLLGVLSYWALLWLWQFRFFNLGLSVWVFLAAFLLDDLRYYVYHRIAHRVRWVWAEHVNHHSSQHYNLSTALRQSWTGLFTFMFVLQAPLVLLGFHPAVIAFTFGFNLVWQFWIHTEAIGKMWGWFEFIFNTPSHHRVHHATNPRYLDANYAGTLIIWDRMFGTFVEELEEDRPRYGIVKNIGTFNPLKVAFHEWIGMFKDTLMPGLTLRQRFNYFVRPPGWSHDGSRETSETLKAAYVRRNPGDAGKPGLPTANAEPAE from the coding sequence ATGGACGATTACAATTTCCCGGAGGTCACCAAGCTTGCCATCCCGTTCTTCGTCGCCGCCATCCTGATCGAGCTCTGGCTGGTGCGAACCGGCCGCGCCAAGGGCTCGTTCGAAACGCGCGACACGCTGACCAGCCTGATGATGGAGACCGGCAATGTCGTGGCCGGCCTGTTGCTCGGTGTTTTGTCCTACTGGGCGCTGCTGTGGCTGTGGCAGTTTCGCTTCTTCAATCTCGGCCTGTCGGTCTGGGTGTTTTTGGCTGCCTTCCTGCTCGATGATTTGCGCTACTATGTCTATCACCGCATCGCGCACCGGGTGCGTTGGGTGTGGGCCGAGCACGTCAACCACCACTCCAGCCAGCACTACAATCTGTCGACGGCGCTCAGGCAAAGCTGGACCGGGCTGTTCACCTTCATGTTCGTGCTGCAGGCGCCGCTGGTGCTGCTCGGCTTCCACCCGGCGGTGATTGCCTTCACCTTCGGCTTCAACCTGGTCTGGCAGTTCTGGATCCACACCGAAGCGATCGGCAAGATGTGGGGCTGGTTCGAGTTCATCTTCAATACGCCCTCGCACCACCGCGTCCACCACGCCACCAATCCGCGCTATCTGGACGCCAACTATGCCGGCACGCTGATCATCTGGGACCGCATGTTCGGCACGTTCGTCGAGGAACTGGAGGAGGACCGGCCACGCTATGGCATCGTCAAGAACATCGGCACCTTCAACCCGCTGAAAGTGGCCTTCCACGAATGGATCGGCATGTTCAAGGACACGCTGATGCCAGGGCTGACGCTGCGCCAGCGTTTCAACTATTTCGTCCGGCCGCCCGGCTGGAGCCATGACGGTTCGCGCGAGACGTCGGAGACGCTGAAGGCGGCCTATGTCAGGCGAAATCCAGGCGATGCGGGCAAGCCGGGCTTGCCGACTGCGAACGCGGAGCCTGCGGAGTAG